Proteins encoded within one genomic window of Pygocentrus nattereri isolate fPygNat1 chromosome 9, fPygNat1.pri, whole genome shotgun sequence:
- the tmem269 gene encoding transmembrane protein 269 isoform X1, whose product MILLTPSSGFFQRTNKLFLRERANWVQLKEFARKNAANALSVANMVMGMASILSSLNGHHYAACWLVLIGYLLDLADGAVARRLNACSVLGAKLDDFADFTTFGIATSLLLRTPSFLDNLLCICYVLSVLVRLVFFSTGIPFMYRGLPCIYSSAILSCTSLLTGGNMAVLRVTAVAMILFMVSQSFYPHDRVLESQAWKKVVYVGGVVMVFCSSFPPACVYYLLWSVSYILFPTALWSCKV is encoded by the exons ATGATCCTGCTAACTCCATCCTCCG GCTTTTTCCAGCGCACCAACAAACTGTTTCTGAGAGAACGGGCCAATTGGGTCCAGCTCAAGGAGTTTGCCCGTAAAAATGCTGCCAATGCTCTATCTGTTGCCAACATGGTCATGGGGATGGCTTCCATTCTCAGCAGTCTAAATGG CCACCATTATGCTGCATGCTGGTtagtgctgattggttacctGCTGGATTTGGCAGATGGAGCAGTCGCTAGGCGACTGAACGCCTGTTCTGTGTTGG GTGCCAAACTGGATGATTTTGCTGATTTCACAACTTTTGGAATTGCAACTTCTCTGCTACTAAGGACTCCTAGTTTCCTGGATAACCTCCTCTGCATATGCTATGTGCTTTCTGTGTTAGTCCGCCTCGTCTTCTTCTCGACCG GTATTCCTTTCATGTACCGTGGCTTGCCATGCATCTATTCCTCTGCCATTCTCTCCTGCACATCTCTCCTTACTGGGGGTAATATGGCTGTGCTTCGCGTCACTGCTGTGGCCATGATCCTTTTCATGGTGAGCCAGAGCTTCTATCCTCATGACAGGGTGCTGGAATCCCAGGCCTGGAAGAAAGTGGTATATGTTGGAG GTGTTGTAATGGTCTTCTGCTCCTCATTCCCACCTGCTTGTGTGTACTACTTGCTATGGTCAGTTTCGTACATTTTGTTCCCAACGGCCCTGTGGAGCTGCAAAGTGTAA
- the tmem269 gene encoding transmembrane protein 269 isoform X2: MVMGMASILSSLNGHHYAACWLVLIGYLLDLADGAVARRLNACSVLGAKLDDFADFTTFGIATSLLLRTPSFLDNLLCICYVLSVLVRLVFFSTGIPFMYRGLPCIYSSAILSCTSLLTGGNMAVLRVTAVAMILFMVSQSFYPHDRVLESQAWKKVVYVGGVVMVFCSSFPPACVYYLLWSVSYILFPTALWSCKV, encoded by the exons ATGGTCATGGGGATGGCTTCCATTCTCAGCAGTCTAAATGG CCACCATTATGCTGCATGCTGGTtagtgctgattggttacctGCTGGATTTGGCAGATGGAGCAGTCGCTAGGCGACTGAACGCCTGTTCTGTGTTGG GTGCCAAACTGGATGATTTTGCTGATTTCACAACTTTTGGAATTGCAACTTCTCTGCTACTAAGGACTCCTAGTTTCCTGGATAACCTCCTCTGCATATGCTATGTGCTTTCTGTGTTAGTCCGCCTCGTCTTCTTCTCGACCG GTATTCCTTTCATGTACCGTGGCTTGCCATGCATCTATTCCTCTGCCATTCTCTCCTGCACATCTCTCCTTACTGGGGGTAATATGGCTGTGCTTCGCGTCACTGCTGTGGCCATGATCCTTTTCATGGTGAGCCAGAGCTTCTATCCTCATGACAGGGTGCTGGAATCCCAGGCCTGGAAGAAAGTGGTATATGTTGGAG GTGTTGTAATGGTCTTCTGCTCCTCATTCCCACCTGCTTGTGTGTACTACTTGCTATGGTCAGTTTCGTACATTTTGTTCCCAACGGCCCTGTGGAGCTGCAAAGTGTAA
- the si:ch73-206d17.1 gene encoding tyrosine-protein kinase STYK1 gives MDVQVACNISSLKCDEESSGPLALIIIPSLLALSTLTVVSLIIWSFLSKKPSVQRILVSLQRRNGPSSLQTVSVTAPGNGALRSWEMPADYILEEVEFLKNGRYGPTCKGQLKLDGAATAVVLKTLKGTSNSQEAKVFVELALFHVAVCKHENVVRMLYCQTRHFPMYLIFEAVAPGNLLHFLWSLREGASGFCHRLQCFSEKSVYLVAKQVASGLDYLLSEHRLVHGYVAARSMLIGSGLSVKVSGLAMAFETRQTGTVEKEEEAKVPLKWQAPERLMRLPITSRSDVWSFGILLYELITLGEPPFPELDPSEICPKTLANYKLKRPQNCGGAL, from the exons ATGGACGTGCAAGTGGCCTGCAACATCTCTAGCCTGAAATGCG ATGAGGAAAGCTCAGGTCCTTTAGCACTCATCATCATTCCCAGTCTCCTGGCTCTTAGCACGCTGACCGTTGTCTCTCTGATAATATGGAGCTTCTTGTCCAAGAAACCATCCGTTCAGAGGATCTTGGTTTCCCTACAGCGCAGAAACG GGCCTTCATCCCTGCAGACTGTTTCCGTTACAGCACCTGGAAATGGTGCTCTGAGGTCATGGGAGATGCCTGCTGACTACATCCTAGAGGAGGTGGAGTTTCTCAAAAATGGACGCTATGGGCCCACCTGCAAAGGCCAGCTAAAACTGGACGGGGCTGCCACTGCTGTGGTGCTTAAAACTCTCAAAG GCacctcaaacagtcaggagGCAAAGGTATTTGTGGAACTGGCCCTGTTTCATGTCGCGGTCTGCAAGCACGAAAATGTTGTGCGAATGCTGTACTGCCAGACACGCCATTTTCCCATGTACCTGATTTTTGAAGCAGTTGCTCCAGGAAACCTACTGCATTTCCTGTGGAGTCTTCGAGAG GGTGCTTCTGGATTCTGTCATCGgctgcagtgtttttcagagAAGTCTGTATATCTAGTGGCCAAACAGGTGGCCTCTGGTCTG GATTACCTGCTGTCAGAGCACAGGCTAGTGCACGGCTATGTTGCAGCCCGAAGCATGCTGATTGGTTCTGGGCTCTCAGTGAAGGTGTCTGGTTTGGCCATGGCTTTTGAGACAAGGCAGACAGGAACGGTAGAAAAGGAAGAGGAGGCCAAAGTGCCTCTGAAGTGGCAGGCACCAGAGCGACTGATGAGGCTTCCCATAACATCCAGGAGTGATGT GTGGTCTTTTGGAATCCTCCTTTATGAGCTGATAACTTTAG GTGAACCTCCCTTTCCTGAACTGGATCCATCAGAGATTTGCCCCAAAACTTTAGCCAACTACAAGCTAAAAAGACCACAGAACTGTGGAGGAGCCCTGTAA